A stretch of the Channa argus isolate prfri chromosome 9, Channa argus male v1.0, whole genome shotgun sequence genome encodes the following:
- the wdr75 gene encoding WD repeat-containing protein 75: MVEHGDIRVVHRGGGNINFREPVITQDSRFLLCASGDCLKVFSTDTEECIHDLRGHTDLVTGVVLKPSNHLQVYSCSADGTVRLWDFTDGILIKTYVIGYPVYSVYASSNHEGVIFIVTPMQSDKRPESFQLVALQLPQSGEQLVEARELSAVLSDVSSNPVAIAFGRGGEYIASAKGSQLEVYFFKKQKSYRFFLKEDNKKGGKNTFTCLACHPKDDCIATGHEDGKIRLWRNFNQKKEYTYSTLHWHHSAVSSLCFTPEGTNLLSGGVESVLVQWRYNQESQRDFLPRLGAAITFITVSPDGALFCTSHSDNKITIIQSCVKVSAVIQGLVKGESGRTNLLVDPRSKALVLNGKPGHLQFYSLQRDKLLYNLDIVQQEYIHELGLQQFEVVKASFSTSGNWLATVEERKQKVAELELNLKLWEFDEQTQSFVLNTTISAPHEAQITAMCFCQTTDSQTTMLVSTSKDRHFKVWQLAPAQTEDEGPSWSCDFVGAYHGLVPECCCFSADGSLLAVSFQEVVTVWSPASWELLTTLSQPPGAIRSLCFGRQSCSKYLLGTTAKNLLCCWNLLTCSLEWSTSMDTSLLLADPLSENMAAFCCQAGCTDLFVFKPSEPRPLFSHKAVCSGKVTRAVFAPREEMLESCEERSQWLNHSQLYFLTQNMELMTFTTKAEEDRLMASSKQLLIDDSVAMTPFYLLLGKHRQHQQQENQDAVSNLSAERTALPQGSVAIKELLQTPAHVLPSTSFLCSMFVQSLLISITDSREEHSHAEEEMEDKKEEEDSEEEMEFSTSGLQPAPVGNEATEPAAPTLSKAQVRELRRVKKLDHSWFAGLLNS; the protein is encoded by the exons ATGGTTGAACACGGAGATATCCGCGTGGTTCACCGAGGTGGCGGTAATATAAACTTCAGGGAACCTGTCATCACACAAGATTCaag GTTCCTGCTGTGTGCTTCAGGAGACTGTCTGAAGGTTTTCAGCACCGACACAGAGGAGTGTATCCACGACCTGCGGGGACACACTGACCTGGTGACGGGTGTAGTGCTCAAACCCTCCAACCACCTGCAG GTCTACTCTTGCTCAGCAGATGGCACCGTCAGACTTTGGGACTTCACAGACGGCATCCTTATTAAG ACTTATGTCATTGGATACCCTGTTTACTCCGTGTATGCTTCTTCAAACCATGAGGGAGTCATCTTTATCGTTACCCCCATGCAAAGTGATAAACGACCCG AGTCATTTCAGCTGGTTGCACTACAGCTGCCACAGAGTGGAGAGCAGCTGGTGGAGGCCCGTGAGCTTTCAGCTGTGCTCAGTGATGTCAGCTCCAACCCAGTAGCCATTGCCTTTGGTAGAGGG GGGGAATATATTGCATCAGCTAAAGGTTCACAGCTTGAGGTCTACTTCTTTAAGAAGCAGAAGTCATACAG GTttttcctgaaagaagacaataAGAAGGGAGGTAAGAACACATTCACTTGCCTCGCTTGCCACCCGAAAGATGACTGCATTGCCACCGGGCATGAGGATGGAAAGATCCGCTTGTG GAGAAACTTCAACCAGAAGAAGGAGTACACATATTCCACCTTACACTGGCATCACAGTGCTGTCAGCTCACTGTGCTTCACTCCAgagg GCACAAACCTGCTGAGTGGAGGTGTGGAGTCGGTACTCGTCCAGTGGCGTTACAACCAAGAGAGCCAGCGGGACTTCCTGCCCCGCCTGGGTGCTGCCATCACATTCATCACTGTCTCACCTGATGGAGCACTGTTCTGCACCTCACACAGTGACAACA AAATCACAATCATCCAGAGCTGTGTCAAAGTGTCAGCTGTCATTCAGGGCCTGGTCAAAG GAGAAAGTGGCAGGACAAACTTGCTTGTGGACCCACGCAGTAAAGCACTGGTGCTGAATGGCAAACCAGGCCACCTTCAGTTTTATTCTCTCCAAAGAGACAAACTGCTATACAAT CTGGACATTGTGCAGCAAGAGTACATTCATGAGCTGGGTCTGCAGCAGTTTGAGGTGGTCAAAGCATCCTTCAGTACCTCTGGAAACTGGCTGGCAACAGtggaggaaagaaaacagaaagttgCTGAGCTGGAACTTAATTTAAAACTCTGGGAATTTGATGAACAAACACAGAG TTTTGTGCTCAACACTACCATCTCGGCCCCCCACGAGGCCCAGATTACTGCAATGTGCTTTTGCCAGACTACCGACAGCCAGACCACCATGCTGGTCTCCACCAGCAAGGACCGACACTTCAAAGTCTGGCAGCTGGCACCAGCCCAGACAGAGG ATGAAGGTCCCTCCTGGTCGTGTGATTTTGTCGGAGCCTATCACGGCCTGGTGCCCGAGTGCTGCTGCTTCTCAGCCGATGGTTCTTTGTTGGCCGTTAGCTTTCAGGAGGTGGTGACTGTATGGAGCCCGGCTTCCTGGGAGCTCCTAACTACTCTGTCCCAGCCTCCAGGAGCCATCAG gAGTCTTTGTTTTGGGAGACAAAGCTGTTCCAAGTATCTACTTGGAACCACTGCCAAAAACCTGCTCTGCTGCTGGAACCTGCTCACCTGCTCAT TGGAATGGAGCACCTCTATGGACACCAGCTTGCTGCTGGCTGACCCCCTCTCTGAGAACATGGCTGCCTTCTGCTGTCAGGCTGGATGCACAGACT tgtttgtttttaagccCAGCGAGCCTCGGCCACTGTTTTCCCATAAGGCTGTGTGTTCAGGAAAGGTGACTCGTGCTGTCTTTGCCCCGAGGGAGGAGATGCTTGAGAGCTGTGAGGAGCGCAGTCAGTGGCTAAACCACTCCCAGCTCTACTTCCTTACACAGAACATG GAACTCATGACATTCACCACCAAAGCAGAAGAGGACAGACTGATGGCCTCCAGCAAACAG CTTCTGATTGATGACAGTGTTGCCATGACACCATTCTACCTGTTGCTGGGGAAACACcggcagcaccagcagcaggaaAATCAAGACGCAGTGAGCAACCTTTCTGCAGAAAGGACAGCTctgccacagggctcagtggCTATTAAGGAG CTTCTGCAGACCCCAGCCCACGTCCTTCCCTCTACCTCTTTCCTTTGCTCCATGTTTGTACAGTCTCTACTCATCTCCATCACAGACTCCAG GGAGGAACATAGCCATGCAGAGGAGGAAATGGAAGataagaaagaggaagaagattCAGAGGAGGAAATGGAATTCAGCACCTCGGGATTGCAGCCGGCACCAGTAGGAAACGAGGCTACAGAACCTGCAGCCCCCACTCTGAGTAAAGCCCAGGTTAGGGAACTGAGGAGAGTGAAGAAACTTGACCACAGCTGGTTTGCAGGACTCCTAAACTCTTGA